Proteins from a single region of Bacteroidota bacterium:
- a CDS encoding quinol:cytochrome C oxidoreductase, translated as MAGHYHHNRFWGNLLLNTFFFMGIGLAATFFLALQYAAEAGWATTVKRVIEAVTCYLPVGAGLMLLMLVLGALGIHHIYEWMDQDVYNESSPLFDEGMLHKRGYLNLPFFFARTLAYLLVWSGFQKLFRKRSLATDINGDNDHILHFKNRKSAAIFLVFFGVTSSTSSWDWLMSIDVHWFSTMFGWYTFSGTWISSIVCITLLVLWLRKNGYLQEVQESTIHDLGKWMFAVSFLWSYLWFMQFMLIWYTNLPEEVSYYFDRLHMYGYRWPMWIMFIINFTFPMIMLMSRDSKRNSGFLTIVGLCILFGHWMDLYVVIMPATVHQYWHIGITEITIGLGFLGLFLYIVLRNLAKEPLMVKNHPYLEESKHLHI; from the coding sequence ATGGCCGGGCATTATCATCATAATCGTTTTTGGGGAAATCTGCTTCTCAATACATTCTTTTTCATGGGAATTGGTTTGGCGGCTACTTTCTTTTTGGCTCTTCAGTATGCTGCAGAGGCCGGATGGGCCACCACAGTAAAGCGTGTTATTGAAGCGGTGACCTGTTATTTACCTGTTGGTGCTGGCTTGATGTTACTCATGCTGGTGTTGGGTGCACTTGGTATTCATCATATTTACGAGTGGATGGATCAGGATGTATACAATGAAAGCTCTCCGTTGTTCGATGAAGGAATGTTGCATAAGCGTGGCTACTTAAATCTGCCTTTCTTTTTTGCCCGTACATTAGCTTATCTCCTGGTATGGAGTGGTTTTCAAAAATTGTTCCGCAAGCGCTCACTGGCAACAGATATCAACGGAGACAATGATCATATCCTGCATTTTAAGAACAGGAAAAGCGCTGCAATATTTTTAGTGTTCTTTGGGGTAACCTCATCTACTTCTTCCTGGGATTGGTTAATGTCGATCGATGTACATTGGTTCAGTACTATGTTTGGCTGGTATACTTTTTCCGGGACATGGATAAGTTCAATTGTTTGCATTACTTTGCTTGTTTTGTGGCTGCGTAAAAACGGATATCTACAGGAGGTTCAGGAGAGCACTATTCACGATCTTGGGAAATGGATGTTTGCTGTAAGTTTTTTATGGAGCTATTTGTGGTTCATGCAGTTCATGCTTATTTGGTACACCAATCTTCCGGAAGAAGTAAGTTATTATTTTGACCGCCTTCATATGTACGGCTACCGCTGGCCTATGTGGATCATGTTCATTATTAACTTCACATTCCCCATGATCATGTTAATGTCGCGTGATTCCAAGCGCAATTCAGGGTTCTTAACAATTGTAGGGTTATGTATTTTATTTGGTCACTGGATGGATCTTTATGTAGTTATAATGCCTGCCACTGTTCATCAATACTGGCATATAGGCATAACTGAAATAACTATAGGTTTGGGATTTTTGGGATTGTTCCTTTACATTGTTTTACGCAACCTTGCTAAAGAACCATTAATGGTGAAAAATCACCCTTACCTGGAAGAAAGCAAACACTTGCATATATAA
- the nrfD gene encoding polysulfide reductase NrfD, translated as MHQESEIREPLIIGNKSYKDITDDIIRPIQGKANKYWWIVFTLAATTFTWGICCLAYTIGTGIGVWGSNNGVDWAWDITNFVWWIGIGHAGTLISAVLLLFRQKWRMAINRSAEAMTIFAVMCAAIFVTLHTGRPWLDYWLFPLPNQFGSLWINFNSPLVWDVFAVSTYFSVSLVFWYTGLIPDFATIRDRMTKPLAKKIYSILSFGWSGRAKDWTRFEEVSLVLAGLSTPLVFSVHSIVSTDFATAVLPGWHTTIFPPYFVAGAVFSGFAMVLTLILIMRKVFSLESYINIKHIEYMNIVIIITGSIVGVAYLTELFMSWYSGVEYEQYAFLNRATGPYWWAYWSMMTCNVISPQLFWFKKIRTSLIATFILSIVVNIGMWFERFVIIVPTLCRTFTPSTWNMYHPTFIDIGIFVGTIGMFFTFFLLFARFFPVIAQSELKSILKSSGSEWKKKGH; from the coding sequence ATGCATCAGGAATCAGAAATTCGTGAGCCGTTAATTATCGGCAATAAATCGTATAAGGACATTACCGATGACATTATTCGTCCTATTCAGGGCAAAGCCAACAAATATTGGTGGATTGTTTTTACCCTGGCTGCAACAACCTTTACCTGGGGCATATGCTGTTTGGCTTATACTATTGGTACAGGTATTGGTGTATGGGGCTCCAACAACGGTGTTGACTGGGCCTGGGATATCACAAACTTTGTATGGTGGATCGGTATTGGTCATGCCGGAACACTTATTTCTGCGGTACTTTTATTATTCCGTCAAAAATGGCGTATGGCCATCAACCGCTCGGCTGAAGCGATGACAATATTCGCTGTTATGTGTGCGGCTATTTTTGTTACCCTTCACACCGGTCGTCCATGGCTTGACTATTGGCTGTTTCCGCTTCCGAATCAATTCGGTTCGCTTTGGATCAATTTTAACTCCCCGCTTGTTTGGGACGTGTTTGCCGTATCAACTTATTTCTCGGTATCACTTGTATTCTGGTACACAGGCTTGATTCCTGATTTTGCTACGATCCGCGATAGAATGACAAAGCCGCTTGCAAAAAAAATATACAGTATTCTGAGTTTCGGCTGGAGTGGCCGTGCAAAGGATTGGACACGTTTTGAAGAAGTATCATTAGTGCTGGCCGGGTTGTCAACTCCACTTGTATTTTCCGTTCACTCAATAGTATCTACAGACTTTGCTACTGCGGTATTACCGGGCTGGCACACCACAATTTTCCCTCCTTATTTTGTTGCAGGGGCTGTGTTTTCCGGGTTTGCAATGGTACTAACACTCATTTTAATTATGCGCAAAGTGTTTAGCCTGGAGAGTTACATCAATATAAAGCACATTGAATATATGAATATCGTTATTATCATAACCGGTTCTATAGTTGGTGTAGCGTACTTAACAGAATTGTTTATGTCGTGGTATTCAGGAGTGGAATATGAGCAATACGCTTTCCTGAATCGTGCTACAGGTCCGTATTGGTGGGCATATTGGAGTATGATGACCTGTAATGTTATTTCGCCGCAGTTGTTCTGGTTTAAAAAAATACGGACTAGTTTGATCGCGACCTTCATCCTTTCAATTGTTGTTAATATTGGTATGTGGTTTGAGCGGTTTGTAATTATTGTTCCAACACTTTGTCGTACGTTCACTCCTTCAACCTGGAATATGTACCATCCTACTTTTATTGACATTGGTATTTTTGTAGGAACGATCGGAATGTTCTTTACATTTTTCCTGTTGTTTGCCCGCTTTTTTCCTGTAATAGCTCAAAGTGAGTTGAAGTCAATTTTGAAAAGTTCGGGTTCGGAGTGGAAGAAGAAAGGTCATTAA
- a CDS encoding TAT-variant-translocated molybdopterin oxidoreductase, producing MGKVTKYWRGLEELANNPEFVKHQQNEFPEEVPVEQFLGNNSLENTSTSRRDFLKFLGFSVTAASLAACETPVNKAIPYTIKPEEITPGVANWYASTYFDGQDYAGILVKTREGRPIKIEGNEMSPVTMGATNARVQASVLSLYDSSRLTGPLTKGSPSTWSSIDKDIVQKLNTIASTGGNIRILSSTIISPSTKQAIADFTAKYPTTKHVTYDAVSCSAIIKANTHSFERPAVPSYFFDKANMIVSIAADFLGNWLSPIEFAKQYSKGRKLSKEKAEMSKHIQFEANLSLTGANADERYPVKPSQLGSVATSLYNAVAAMAGVPALESSKLPIDESIKKVAKQLWANKKKSLVVCGINDVAIQMVVNGINTMLDSYENTVDLRTPMLVRQGDDEAFVELVNEMQNGKVAALITYNTNPAYTTPGSLHFNEAYKKTGLRISLADRADETAEMADYICPDHHYLESWNDANPKVGQYSLSQPTIAPIFSKATSHEGTRAAQESLLRWAGITTDYHSYIQKYWETNLFPHQTKETNFRTFWNTSLQNGVFELGSTGVVEIKKDAKAEEPKAARTENSKKEESKNPEEATAVVRMDLAMAAARINKYNSKEGKLELMLYEKISIGNGNQANNPWLQELPDPISKVTWDNYVTMSPIDMKEKGYRLQQRQDREASIVNVTLGNATITLPVYPQPGQAQGTIGIALGYGRTKAGMLSAKSGVVGQNVYPFVQLVDGAMHYSVSGVQLSEEVGTTELAATQVHHTIMGRNLIRETTLEEYKKNPGSGNEEEKLVTHAGKKDPVEVTLWDEFDRPGHKWGMLIDLGSCIGCGSCVVSCTAENNVAVVGKDQVRRTREMHWLRIDRYYQSDMTKERAEEEHLGSVDMYLEMENPSAENPRVIFQPVMCQHCNHAPCETVCPVLATNHSSEGMNQMTYNRCVGTRYCANNCPFKVRRFNWYNYNENADFAGLNPAQDDLGRMVLNPDVVVRSRGVMEKCSLCVQRVQAGKLDAKKAMQKLQDGAIKTACQQSCPTEAIVFGDVNDESSRISALRKDERNYYMLHELDIKPNVSYLVKVRNTELAEGVGHEGGGEHKEEKKEVEKEEKKEG from the coding sequence ATGGGTAAAGTAACAAAATACTGGAGAGGATTGGAGGAATTGGCCAACAATCCTGAATTTGTTAAGCACCAGCAAAACGAATTTCCTGAAGAAGTTCCGGTTGAACAGTTTTTAGGAAATAATTCGCTCGAAAACACTTCTACTTCCCGCAGGGATTTTCTTAAATTTTTAGGATTCAGTGTTACTGCTGCGTCATTAGCTGCCTGCGAAACGCCTGTTAACAAAGCCATTCCTTATACTATAAAACCCGAGGAGATTACTCCGGGTGTTGCCAACTGGTATGCTTCCACTTATTTTGACGGACAGGATTATGCCGGCATTCTTGTTAAAACCCGTGAAGGTCGCCCTATTAAAATAGAAGGTAACGAAATGTCACCTGTAACGATGGGTGCCACGAATGCGCGTGTACAGGCTTCCGTTCTTTCACTATATGATTCATCGCGTCTTACAGGTCCATTAACTAAAGGATCACCTTCCACGTGGTCCTCTATAGATAAGGATATCGTTCAGAAATTAAACACAATAGCAAGTACCGGTGGCAATATTCGTATACTTAGTTCAACTATCATCAGTCCTTCAACAAAGCAGGCTATCGCTGACTTTACGGCTAAGTATCCTACAACAAAGCATGTTACATATGACGCCGTTTCATGCAGCGCTATTATAAAAGCCAATACACATAGTTTTGAACGTCCCGCTGTTCCTTCCTATTTCTTTGACAAAGCGAATATGATAGTAAGTATAGCCGCCGACTTTTTAGGTAACTGGCTATCCCCTATAGAATTTGCGAAACAATATTCCAAAGGCCGGAAGTTGAGTAAAGAGAAAGCTGAAATGTCAAAACATATTCAGTTTGAAGCCAATCTTTCATTGACCGGCGCTAATGCGGATGAGCGTTATCCTGTTAAACCATCTCAATTGGGTTCAGTTGCTACCTCTTTATATAATGCAGTTGCCGCTATGGCCGGGGTTCCGGCGCTTGAATCATCAAAACTTCCCATTGATGAATCCATTAAAAAGGTTGCAAAGCAACTTTGGGCTAATAAAAAGAAATCGTTGGTAGTATGCGGGATTAATGATGTTGCCATTCAAATGGTGGTGAATGGAATAAATACAATGCTTGACAGTTATGAAAATACTGTTGACCTGCGTACTCCAATGCTTGTTCGTCAGGGTGATGATGAAGCTTTTGTTGAATTAGTGAATGAAATGCAAAATGGGAAAGTTGCGGCACTAATTACTTACAATACCAATCCTGCCTATACTACACCAGGTTCGCTGCATTTTAATGAAGCGTATAAAAAAACAGGATTACGTATTTCCCTTGCCGACAGGGCTGATGAAACAGCTGAAATGGCAGACTACATTTGTCCCGATCACCATTACCTTGAATCGTGGAATGATGCCAATCCTAAAGTTGGTCAATATAGTTTATCACAGCCAACCATTGCTCCCATTTTTTCCAAAGCCACCAGTCATGAAGGAACACGTGCAGCCCAGGAAAGTTTATTGAGATGGGCAGGCATAACTACTGATTATCATTCATACATTCAAAAATATTGGGAAACCAATCTGTTCCCACACCAAACCAAAGAAACAAACTTCCGTACTTTCTGGAATACAAGTTTGCAAAACGGAGTGTTTGAATTAGGCTCAACAGGAGTTGTTGAAATAAAAAAAGATGCAAAAGCGGAGGAGCCTAAAGCTGCCCGCACAGAAAACAGCAAAAAAGAGGAGTCTAAAAATCCGGAAGAGGCCACAGCTGTGGTACGTATGGATTTGGCTATGGCCGCTGCCCGTATCAACAAATATAATTCGAAAGAAGGAAAACTGGAATTGATGTTGTATGAAAAAATATCAATCGGCAATGGCAACCAGGCCAACAATCCCTGGTTACAGGAGTTGCCCGATCCGATCTCTAAAGTAACATGGGACAATTATGTTACCATGTCACCGATAGACATGAAGGAAAAAGGATACAGATTGCAGCAACGTCAGGATCGTGAGGCCAGTATTGTAAATGTAACTCTCGGTAATGCCACCATCACATTGCCGGTATATCCTCAACCCGGACAAGCTCAGGGTACTATCGGCATTGCGCTTGGCTATGGCCGTACTAAAGCAGGTATGCTGAGTGCGAAGTCGGGAGTGGTTGGCCAGAACGTTTACCCGTTTGTACAATTGGTAGATGGAGCAATGCATTACAGTGTTTCCGGGGTTCAGCTTTCGGAAGAGGTTGGAACCACTGAACTTGCAGCTACTCAGGTTCACCATACCATCATGGGCCGGAACCTTATTCGTGAAACTACTTTAGAAGAATATAAAAAGAATCCGGGATCTGGAAATGAAGAGGAAAAATTGGTAACACATGCAGGTAAAAAGGACCCTGTTGAAGTTACATTGTGGGATGAGTTTGACCGCCCTGGTCACAAATGGGGAATGCTGATCGATCTGGGCTCGTGTATAGGTTGCGGATCCTGCGTTGTAAGTTGCACCGCCGAAAATAACGTTGCGGTTGTTGGTAAGGATCAGGTTAGACGCACCCGTGAAATGCACTGGCTGCGTATTGACAGGTATTATCAATCAGACATGACAAAGGAACGCGCCGAAGAAGAGCACCTGGGTTCTGTTGATATGTACCTTGAAATGGAAAATCCAAGTGCGGAAAATCCCAGGGTTATTTTTCAGCCTGTTATGTGTCAACACTGTAATCATGCACCTTGTGAAACAGTTTGCCCCGTGCTTGCTACAAACCATAGTTCAGAAGGCATGAACCAGATGACCTACAACCGGTGTGTAGGGACAAGGTATTGCGCGAATAACTGTCCATTCAAAGTGAGGCGATTCAATTGGTATAATTACAATGAAAATGCAGATTTTGCCGGATTGAATCCGGCGCAGGATGATTTGGGCCGCATGGTGTTGAATCCTGATGTGGTAGTTCGTTCACGCGGTGTTATGGAAAAGTGTTCTCTATGTGTGCAGCGTGTACAGGCCGGCAAATTGGATGCAAAAAAGGCAATGCAAAAATTGCAGGATGGAGCCATTAAAACGGCTTGTCAGCAAAGCTGTCCGACTGAAGCCATTGTATTTGGTGATGTGAATGATGAGAGCAGCAGGATATCGGCATTGCGTAAAGATGAAAGGAATTATTATATGCTTCATGAACTGGATATAAAACCAAACGTTTCGTATCTGGTTAAAGTCAGGAATACAGAATTAGCTGAAGGAGTTGGTCATGAAGGAGGAGGAGAACATAAAGAAGAAAAAAAGGAAGTGGAGAAAGAGGAAAAGAAAGAAGGATAA
- a CDS encoding DUF3341 domain-containing protein, with the protein MSKVTLHGIYDDGDQLKNGAQKIVALGIRVKEVFSPFPIHGIDPVIGVERTRLAICSFIYGITGAGLATLMMWYMMISDWPTEVGGKPNFTYLMNMPAFIPITFESTVLCAAHGMAITFYLRSWILPGVSAKNPDPRTTDDKFLMLLEVDPADLSKVEAVLRETGASEVNRK; encoded by the coding sequence ATGAGCAAAGTAACTCTACATGGTATTTATGATGATGGCGATCAGTTAAAAAACGGTGCACAAAAAATTGTAGCGTTGGGCATTCGTGTGAAAGAAGTTTTTTCGCCGTTTCCTATTCATGGTATTGATCCGGTTATTGGTGTAGAACGTACCCGTTTAGCAATTTGTTCATTTATTTATGGTATTACTGGGGCCGGCTTAGCCACATTAATGATGTGGTACATGATGATATCCGACTGGCCAACAGAAGTCGGGGGTAAACCAAACTTCACCTATCTGATGAATATGCCGGCGTTCATTCCTATTACATTTGAAAGTACTGTGTTATGTGCTGCGCATGGAATGGCCATTACCTTTTATTTAAGAAGTTGGATCCTTCCCGGGGTAAGTGCTAAAAATCCGGATCCGCGTACCACAGACGATAAATTTTTGATGTTGCTGGAAGTGGATCCGGCGGATCTTTCTAAAGTAGAAGCGGTTTTGAGAGAAACAGGGGCTTCAGAAGTAAATAGAAAGTAA
- a CDS encoding cytochrome c, with the protein MIRKFFSGMLILGSFVGILSSCGKKDANSPGVEFMPDMYRSPSVEVYNTNPMYADSMGNRLPVAGTVPRGFMPYPYGNDTAGYATAGRELKNPIALTTGVLQDGEELYGKFCVHCHGAQGGGDGLVAAKLPGAPPAFAGALKNLPEGKIFHTITYGKGLMGSHSSQLSQEERWKLVHYVQKLQHANDVPAADSVKTAMAKPAEGEQKK; encoded by the coding sequence ATGATCAGAAAGTTTTTTTCAGGGATGCTGATTCTTGGCTCTTTCGTTGGTATTCTAAGTTCATGTGGTAAGAAAGACGCTAACAGCCCGGGAGTTGAGTTTATGCCCGACATGTATCGTTCTCCGTCAGTTGAGGTTTATAATACAAATCCAATGTACGCGGATAGTATGGGAAATCGTCTTCCGGTTGCCGGGACGGTTCCAAGAGGTTTCATGCCTTATCCTTATGGGAATGATACCGCAGGGTATGCCACCGCGGGCAGGGAATTGAAAAATCCGATCGCTTTAACCACCGGAGTATTACAGGACGGAGAAGAATTGTATGGTAAATTTTGTGTTCATTGTCATGGTGCCCAGGGTGGCGGCGATGGACTTGTTGCTGCAAAGCTTCCCGGCGCACCTCCCGCTTTCGCAGGCGCACTTAAAAATTTACCGGAAGGGAAAATATTTCATACAATAACTTATGGTAAAGGATTGATGGGGTCTCATTCGTCGCAATTAAGCCAGGAAGAGCGCTGGAAATTAGTGCATTATGTGCAAAAGCTGCAGCATGCCAATGATGTGCCCGCAGCTGATTCTGTAAAGACGGCTATGGCGAAACCGGCCGAAGGAGAGCAAAAAAAATAG
- a CDS encoding cytochrome c oxidase subunit II, which translates to MIKLLVYVAIVLLIITIAQLVRVFELAAELKGSKNNEVTYKDHRNQGRMMFGFLFLFMAFCLWQCVKYKDSILPESASVHGVDLDWLMWFNMSFIGIVFVILNILLFYFTYKYYSRPDQQATYYPHNNKLELIWTIVPAAALAVIIILGIKMWNTITEPAANDAIIIELYAKQFDWSARYAGKDNQLGHSSYKNIGGANALGMDTLDAKGMDDIIVRNELHIPLGKQVEFKINSRDVIHSAFMPHFRIQMNAVPGMVTSMHMTPSITTEEMRKRPEVIDQMKRINNLRAKNGLDPYEFNYILLCNKICGASHYNMQMNVVVDTPDQYEIWLAKQKPFLAKN; encoded by the coding sequence ATGATTAAGTTATTAGTTTACGTAGCAATTGTTCTCCTGATTATTACCATAGCTCAGTTGGTGCGGGTCTTTGAACTGGCAGCCGAATTGAAGGGGTCTAAAAACAATGAGGTTACTTATAAGGACCATCGCAATCAGGGGCGTATGATGTTTGGGTTTTTATTTCTGTTCATGGCCTTTTGTCTGTGGCAATGTGTAAAATACAAAGATAGTATCTTGCCTGAGTCGGCCTCGGTTCATGGTGTTGATCTCGACTGGCTCATGTGGTTCAATATGTCGTTCATCGGTATTGTATTTGTGATACTTAATATTTTGTTGTTCTATTTTACATACAAGTACTACAGTCGTCCCGATCAGCAAGCAACTTATTATCCGCACAATAACAAACTGGAGTTGATATGGACTATAGTTCCCGCAGCCGCATTGGCTGTGATCATTATTTTGGGTATAAAAATGTGGAATACCATAACAGAGCCTGCTGCAAACGATGCAATTATCATCGAACTGTATGCCAAGCAATTCGACTGGTCGGCCCGCTATGCAGGCAAGGATAATCAACTCGGCCATTCCAGTTATAAGAATATCGGAGGTGCAAATGCGCTTGGGATGGATACATTAGATGCCAAAGGAATGGATGATATTATTGTTCGGAACGAGTTGCATATTCCACTCGGTAAACAGGTGGAGTTTAAAATCAATTCACGTGATGTTATACACAGTGCTTTTATGCCTCATTTCAGGATACAGATGAACGCGGTGCCCGGAATGGTCACTTCAATGCATATGACACCATCCATCACAACCGAAGAGATGCGAAAACGCCCTGAGGTAATCGATCAGATGAAAAGGATTAACAATCTGCGTGCGAAGAACGGGCTTGATCCTTATGAATTCAATTACATTTTACTGTGTAATAAAATTTGCGGTGCGTCACATTACAATATGCAAATGAATGTTGTAGTTGATACGCCTGATCAGTACGAAATTTGGTTGGCTAAACAAAAACCGTTTTTGGCGAAAAATTAA
- a CDS encoding c-type cytochrome encodes MATTPSRKIKTFLLTITFLLSFLILSVSSVFGADAAKLFKQNCAVCHRLDATKLTGPGLAGIATRVPSEKWLFDWVKNNEKLKKSGDAYATKITAEYGGASMNVMEGVLSDDEIKSVIEYIKNPPVETPAAGVAATSTEGPAVESNPINTLLVLGGIIALLLILAIVLRSTKYNLLNVIAQKKNQPEVSDSGWWGETKIWMNQHKRTVALGIIILLLALSKMAWDGMMNIGVFTGYKPEQPIKFSHKIHAGDNAINCQYCHSSVEKSRHAGIPSPNVCMNCHKGIDKGPITGTAEIAKIYEAIGWDPATQKYDKAPKGIKWVKVHNLQDFVFFSHQQHVKVGKLDCSNCHGDVKTMTVAEQVQPLTMGWCVDCHRKTEVAGMKDNPYYEELHKKLAEKYKGQKITVDKMGGIECAKCHY; translated from the coding sequence ATGGCTACTACTCCCTCCCGGAAAATCAAAACATTTTTACTTACAATTACCTTCTTACTTTCATTTTTGATTCTCTCTGTTTCCTCTGTTTTCGGAGCTGATGCGGCCAAACTATTCAAACAAAATTGTGCAGTATGCCACCGCCTTGATGCCACAAAACTCACAGGCCCGGGCCTTGCGGGTATCGCAACACGCGTTCCTTCCGAAAAATGGCTATTCGACTGGGTAAAAAACAATGAAAAATTAAAAAAGAGTGGCGATGCATATGCCACAAAAATAACTGCGGAATATGGCGGAGCTTCCATGAATGTAATGGAGGGAGTTTTGAGTGATGATGAGATTAAATCGGTAATTGAGTATATCAAAAATCCTCCTGTGGAAACCCCCGCTGCAGGTGTTGCCGCTACTTCAACTGAAGGCCCTGCGGTCGAAAGCAACCCGATAAACACCCTTTTGGTACTTGGTGGAATAATCGCATTGCTTTTGATCCTTGCCATAGTGCTTCGCAGTACAAAGTACAACCTGTTAAATGTAATTGCACAAAAGAAGAATCAACCTGAAGTTTCTGATAGCGGCTGGTGGGGAGAGACTAAGATATGGATGAATCAGCACAAGCGTACAGTGGCTTTGGGTATAATTATATTGTTGCTTGCACTTTCAAAAATGGCCTGGGACGGTATGATGAACATTGGTGTTTTTACCGGTTACAAGCCCGAACAGCCGATCAAATTCTCTCATAAAATTCATGCCGGCGATAATGCGATCAATTGTCAGTACTGCCACTCTTCTGTGGAGAAGAGTCGTCACGCAGGGATCCCTTCACCAAACGTTTGTATGAACTGTCATAAAGGAATTGATAAAGGTCCGATCACAGGTACAGCCGAAATTGCCAAGATATATGAAGCCATTGGGTGGGATCCTGCTACGCAGAAGTATGATAAAGCGCCCAAAGGTATTAAATGGGTAAAAGTTCACAATCTCCAGGATTTTGTTTTCTTCAGTCACCAGCAGCACGTTAAAGTTGGTAAGCTCGATTGCAGCAATTGCCATGGTGATGTAAAAACAATGACGGTTGCCGAACAGGTACAGCCACTCACAATGGGCTGGTGTGTTGATTGTCACCGCAAAACTGAAGTGGCCGGCATGAAAGACAATCCATACTATGAAGAATTACACAAAAAATTAGCTGAAAAATACAAAGGACAAAAAATTACGGTCGACAAAATGGGCGGTATTGAATGCGCCAAATGTCACTATTGA